In Deltaproteobacteria bacterium, the genomic window ATGCGCATCGACGACCTCGGTTGGGACCCGGACCAAAACTGTTTCGTCGGTATCGAAGACCAACCGCTGCGCAGCATCTTTAAGCTCTACCCTTGGGAGTGGCTGCTCAAGGATGAATTTGCCGCCCAGCTGCTCGCCAACTATCCGTTCACCCAATGGATCGAGCCAATTTGGAAGATGCTGCTTTCCAACAAGGGCATCCTCCACATTCTCTGGGAGCTGTTTCCCAACCATCCGAACCTGTTGGAATGCTATTTCGACGGCCCGCGCAGGATGACGAACTACGTCAAGAAACCGTTATTCTCGCGCGAGGGCGCCAACCTGACGATCAAGACAAGTGTCAACGAGCAGATGACGGAAGGTCCCTACGGCGCCGAGGGGTTCGTCTATCAAGCGCTGGCACGTGTGCCGAACCTAGACGGCGGCTTTCCGATCTTAGGGAGTTGGGTCATCGATGGAACGGCGGCCGGCCTGGGCATCCGCGAGTCGAAAACCCCGGTGACCGACAATCTGAGTTGCTTTGTGCCGCACCTCTTCGAGTGACGCGCGCTTATTTGAAAATCTGCTTCAACCGCGCCACCAAGCCGCTTTCGAGCTGCAAGACATTTAACACGCTTTTCTCCAGCTCTTCGCCATTGAGCGGGTTGATGTCGATGTTGCCCTTGTGCGCTTCGGCGAGAAAATCCGGGTCTTTCATCGTCTCAGTAAACGCCCGGCGCAAGGCCTGCACGCGGTCCTTCGGCGTGTTAGGCGGCAACACGTAAGGCCGCACCGAGGCGCCGTGGGCCTGCGCGACGGCGCTGAATATCCTGCGACCGTCTTCAGTTTTGATCAGATCGCCGGGCAAGGCATACTTGGTCAATTCAGGATGGGACTTCCCCGCCAGCTGCAATACGATATTCAGCATGCCGCTGTCCATCTCGTTGCGCCAAGTGGAGCGCGTCGACTGCCAGGAATTGGTGATACCGAGAACTTCGCCATTGTTGAACGCCAAGCGGATGTCCGCCGTGCCTTTGTAGCCGGCCACCAGCTGAATCGGCAGACCCATGACGTCGCGCGCCACCGCGGTCAGGTCGTCGGTGCCGGCGCCGAAACCAGCGCCGCCGAACTTCACCACCGTCTTCGCCGCCACCCATTGCTGAATGCTGGTGAAGCCGGTGTTTTTGTGCAAACCGAGAATAAAATTGTCCTGCGCCGGCGCGCCAATATATTCGAACCTCTTGGCGTCAAACTCGATGCCCGGCTTGCCCAAAATCTGCTGCAGAAACAGACCGCCGATGAAATGGCCAACGGTCAAACCCTCGGCCTTGGCAACACGAAAAATATGGTTCGCCGAAATCATGCTGCCAGCACCGCTCATGTTCTCGACCACGATCGTCGGGTTGCCCGCCACGTGCTTGCCCATGTGGCGCG contains:
- a CDS encoding glutathionylspermidine synthase family protein — encoded protein: SVCFSLIGVSFPACANRQPFVFRFAKGYAYLFPISTRFDHSSELKPYLAKQVCFTYLEPGDPQNSEDLMTVGYLMDLATQAGYEPRIMRIDDLGWDPDQNCFVGIEDQPLRSIFKLYPWEWLLKDEFAAQLLANYPFTQWIEPIWKMLLSNKGILHILWELFPNHPNLLECYFDGPRRMTNYVKKPLFSREGANLTIKTSVNEQMTEGPYGAEGFVYQALARVPNLDGGFPILGSWVIDGTAAGLGIRESKTPVTDNLSCFVPHLFE